A window of Exiguobacterium sp. Helios genomic DNA:
AAGCGTTGAACCGTTCCTTCTAAAATCTGGCCCACTTCGAGCTGCTCGAGGGTTTCTTTTTTCTTCGCATTCAGTTCGCCTTCGACAACGGCTTTATGCGAGAGAATGACACGATTTTTTTCTTGATCCAGTTCGACGACTTTAACAGCAATCGTTCGACCAATATAATCCGAAAAGTCTTCCACGTAATGTCGTTCTACAAGAGAAGCCGGAATGAATCCACGAACACCGATATCGACGACAAGTCCGCCTTTGACGATATCTTTTACAACAACATCAAAAATTTCACCTGATGCGTATTTCGCTTCGACTTTTTCCCATGCCTGCAAGGCATCCACTTCACGTTTGGAAACAACTACTTCTTCATCTGTTATTTTCTTGACCTTTACTTGTAGTTCATCACCGACTTTGAGCGCACCTTGAATGTCATCCAAGTGGAGACTCGATACTTCGCTAATCGGCAGGATTGCTTCTGTCTTATATCCGATATCAATGAGTGCTTGCTTGTCTTCAATCTTCACGACCGTTCCGGTTATCACCTGGTCCCGATGAATTTCAAAATCAGGCATATCTTTCATTTCTTCGACCATTCCAACACAACCTCCTCACGATGAGTACAAGAAACGTATGAATACGTTTATCCTTCTTCTAACTTCTTACAATTCTGACTATTTGTCAAGGCATTACGCGTGATTGAAGTAGACGGTTTTGATTTCTTCCAAAATCCGTTCGGAAATCGCCTTCGCCGCCCCTC
This region includes:
- the rpsA gene encoding 30S ribosomal protein S1; amino-acid sequence: MVEEMKDMPDFEIHRDQVITGTVVKIEDKQALIDIGYKTEAILPISEVSSLHLDDIQGALKVGDELQVKVKKITDEEVVVSKREVDALQAWEKVEAKYASGEIFDVVVKDIVKGGLVVDIGVRGFIPASLVERHYVEDFSDYIGRTIAVKVVELDQEKNRVILSHKAVVEGELNAKKKETLEQLEVGQILEGTVQRLTDFGAFVDIGGVDGLVHISEMAHHRVERPSDIVTEGQQVEVKVLGVDRDTEKVKLSIKETQPGPWQQMEGKIEAGDIVKGRVRRIVQFGAFVELAPQVEGLLHISQIANRHIGSPSEVLEEGQEIEAKVLEVHLAEHKISLSTRVLEQEESSEDDYSQYTDQNEGFSVADLAEKESDSKE